Genomic segment of Candidatus Binatia bacterium:
TCGGCCGTCTGTCCGGGACGACCGCAGGGACACGGTTCGGCGGAGACGCGAACCAGATCGTCCGTACAGTAACGCACCAGCGGCATGACCGTGTGTACGAGGCTGGTTACCGCGAGCAGGCCGGGCTCATTCGACGGCGCCGGCTGCCGTGAGTCCGGGTCCAGAACCTCGAACTCGAGCAGCTCGTGCGCGAGATGCAGGCGGCCCTGAAGGCAACCGACGCCCATGAGCAGCGTTTCGTTCGAACCGTATATTTCGACGATCCGGGCGCCCCAGTCGCTTTCGATGACACGGCGCATCGCCGGCGGCAGGACGGCCCCCCCGAGAAAGATGACTTGCAACGATCCCAGATCGCGCTGCGGGTCCAATCCCTCGACGCGCGCCAGCTCGCGCAGGAGAATCGGCTCGAACGGCAGACTGCTCAGGGCGGTGACCCGGAGGCGCTTGATGAAGTCGAGCGCGCGCGAGAACGGAACGTCCCAGCTCAGATTGCCGGCCGGTATGTGACAGGCGCCGGCATGGCGGATCGCTTCTTCGAAGACGAACGATACCGGGGCGAAGAGCGGAAAGCGGTTCAGCAGCACCGTCGGTGCCGCCAGCTCCGGGACCATCCCGGACACGAGCGCGCCCATGGCCTGCAACTCCGGCAGACCGCACCACGTTGCGATTGGCTCTCCCGTCGTGCCGCTGGTCTCGTGATAGTGCCACGCCTTGTGCGGCGGGACAATGAGCATACCGTACGGGCTGGCATCGCGCAGATGATCCTTGAAGGTAAGAGGCAGGCGGGCGAGGTCGGTGCGCCCGGTGCACTCGTAACCGTGGAGATGCTGCCGGTAGAACGCACTCTGCCGGGCCCGCGCCACGGCGGCCCGGATCCGTTCGTCGCGCTCGGTAAAGTCAGCTCGCTGTTCCATCGACGGTGTCCTCGTTCGCGGCGCCGACCGCCAGCGTGGCCGGCAGCAATGTGACCGCGGCCACAAGACAGCCCAGCAGGCTTGCGGCTGTCAATTCCCCCATCGCGGCGAGGGCGGGATACTCGGAGAGCGCGAGAAAGCCAAAGCCGGCGATCGTCGTCAGTGCGCTGACGGCGAGTGCCCGTCCCACGTGCCGCACGGCCCGTGCGGGCGAGTCCCCGCGCTGCACGCGCTCCGCGACGTACACGCAATGATCCACGCCGATTCCGAGAACGAGCGGTACGACGATGACGTTAACGGGGCCGATACCGATGTCCGCGGCTCGCATCAGCGCCAGCAGCGCCAGACTGACCAGCGCTTCGGGCAGGAGAATCGCCGCCGCGGCGGTCAGGCGCGGGAAGCGGACCAGAACGAGCAGGAAGTTGACTCCGAACGCGGCGACGAAGAACCAGAGCAACTCCCAACGCAGCAGCTTACCCAGTTCGGCTTCGAGCAGCGCTCTGGAGGCGACGACAAAAGGGGTGGCCGGCAGAACGGCGCGCAGCCGCCCCTCGATGACGGTCATGTCCACCCCCGGCGCGGGCTGGAGGTAAGTCGCCACGATCGCCTCCTCGGGCCGCAGGCGAACGTAGCGCTGCAGCAGCGGCTCGAACGCAGCCAGCGCCGGATCCCCCGGGCGGACAATCGCGTCGTGTGGGCCGACCAGGTCGGCGAGGAACGGGTCGAAGAGAGCGGGCCGGAAGCCGTGGCGGGGCAGCGCAGCGCGAAGCGCCGCCGCCGCTTCGTGGCGCGGCAGCGCCGCGAAGGCCTGCAGGCGCTCTCGCTGCGTGCGCTCCGACGGGAGCAGTGCGGTCACGCTGAGCGGCGCGCCGACCAGACCCTCCTCGCGCAGGCGCTCGCTGGCGGCGGCAACCGCTTCGCTGTGCTCCAGCGCCGAATCGACGTCGGGCCCCCGCACGAGCACCGCCGCGGTGTCGGGACGGGTTCCAAACCGCCGGGCGATCTCCTGCTCGATCCGCAAACCTGGGCTGTCCCGCGGCCGTAGGTGCATGAGATCGACGTCGAAACTCACGCCCGCGGCCAGCCACAACAATACTGGTACCGCCATGATGCCGGTGGCGAGAAGTGGCCGGCGGTGCCGCACGGATGCCAGGGCCACCCGGCCCAGCAGCGGTGCGTCGAGCGGGCGCGGCGCAGTCATTGCCGCCGGCCACCGGAAACTGAGGGCGGGGTAGAGGACGAAGAACTCGACCGCGTTCACCAGCATGCCGAACGCCGTCAAGGTCCCGAGCTGGCTTACGCCGCCAAGGTTCGAGAAGCCGATAACCGCAAATGCCGCGGCCGTGGTGGACGTTGCCAGCAGGGTCGCGCTGCCGAGCGCGCCCAGAGACCGGGTTACCGCGGTGCGTAGATCGAAGTGTTGTCGCTCCTGCATCAGACGGGTGTAGTAGTGGATCGCCGAGTCGATCGAGAGACCATAGAGCAACGCCGCAAAGCTCAGCGAGACGGCGTTCAACGTGCCGTACGCAATCAGCGCCGCAAGAAAAGTGAGCAGCGTAGCGAGAACGAGGCCGTACGCGACGCAGGGCAGGATGCGCAACTGCCTGTAACCCGCCGCGAACACCGCCAGCACGCCGGCGAGGGCCAGAACCGTGTATTGCGCGATGTCCCAGCGGATCGTGGCTTCGTCTTCGAGGGCGAACGCGTAGCCGCCCGTGTAGCCGACGCGCAGCGCCGCCGGAAAGTCGAGTGCGGCGCGCGCCTTCGCCTCCGCGGCGCGCACCTCCGCCATGAATGCTTTGGTGAAGGCGATGTCGAAGGGGCTCTGCACGGGCCGGACGACGAGCAGCAGCGCCAGGCCGTCCGCCGAACGCAGGTAACCCCCGGCGACGTCGATGCGGTTGTCTCCCAGTGCGGTCGCCAGCGACCGACCCGCCAGCGCGGCGATGCCCAGAGGATCGCGCTGCACCCACGCCGCCGCTTGCAGATCGAACGGGGCTTGCAAGATCGCCCGATTGGCGGCGACCGCGGCGTCCACTCCGGCCGGGCTCAGGCGGCGCCGCAACTCGTCGTGGACCGCGAGCGGTAGGTAGTTGTACACGTACCGACCGAGAATGCCCGTCGAGACCTCGTTGGCGTCGACCCTGCCCTGGACGGTCCGCACCGACCGCAGGCGGCGCAACTCCGGCACGAAGACGTCGGCGAAAGCGCTGGCTGTGTTTTCGTAGTTGGCGGTGACGAGCACGACGAGTTCGTCCAGTTGCCCGAACTCGCCAACGAACTGCTTGAAGTTGTCGAACGCCGGCGCTCCGGTCGGCAGCATGTCGAGTACATCGAGATCGAGCCGCAGGGCGCGCAGCGATAGCGCCGAAACGAGCGCCAGCACGAGCGATCCGGCGAGGATCGCACGATGATGCCGTTCGACGAACGCCACCCACCGCGCGTACCCGTGGCTCAAGCGCCACCTCCGGACGGGTCGAAGAGTGCGTCGTCGAGCTCCGGGTTCAGCTCGTAAGCGCGGACCCGGATATCCGTGCTCGCCCCCGAACGCGGATAGGCGAGGCGGAGCCGAAAGGGCAGGGGGACATTGTCGACGACGCCGTAGTCGCTCAACTCCATGACCACGGCGACGTCGCGGTCTGCGTAAGCCACCTCGCGAGTCACCGTGGCGGTGGTGGGATCGATGGTGGCGCTGCGGAGGAGGGAGCCGTCGCTGCCGACGCAGTCGACGACGATCGCTTCGCCGTCGTGTCGCGGGGTGCATCGCGCCGCGGGATCGTCGCCGAGACGCAACAGCAGCCGGCCGAAGTCGGCGGGCGCAGCGAGTCCGTCGCTCGCCCCGGCGCTGCCGTCGATAGTGCGCCCCTCCAGGGGCAGAAGAAGGCGCGAGCGGTCGCCGACCCGGGTGTAATCCAGGACGGTCAACCCGAACGGCGAGACAAGACGAAGGCGCACCCGGTCGGGCCGCTTCACCAGCATGACGCCGTCGGCTCGGCGGGTTTCCTCCTCGACCACCGCGGCGACGACGAACCGTGCCCGGATTGTTTGCACGGAGCGCTCGCGGGCCCGCACGGCGGCAAACACGCGGGCGGGGTCGTCGGACCGGACCACACGATCTGCGACCGGCCCCGGTGCCGGTCGGGCGCAACCTCCCGGGACGAGGGCGAGCAGAGCCAGGAGGAGCGCTGGCGGTCGGCCGGCGCGAATCGCACTCATGCCGGCTCCGAGACGGCAGCCGGCGACGTCGGGTTTCCGAGGCGAACCGCGATTTCCGCCGCCGCGCACCGGCGGCCGCCGACGGTGACGACGCCGCGTGCCAGGGCGGTGGGGCCGAACGTGCGAACGATGCGGACGGAAATCGTCAGCCGGTCGCCGGCGGTCAGGCGGCCGCGCGTGCGAAACCGATCGATGCGGGCGAGCACGCCGGGTTGCG
This window contains:
- a CDS encoding AMP-binding protein; the protein is MEQRADFTERDERIRAAVARARQSAFYRQHLHGYECTGRTDLARLPLTFKDHLRDASPYGMLIVPPHKAWHYHETSGTTGEPIATWCGLPELQAMGALVSGMVPELAAPTVLLNRFPLFAPVSFVFEEAIRHAGACHIPAGNLSWDVPFSRALDFIKRLRVTALSSLPFEPILLRELARVEGLDPQRDLGSLQVIFLGGAVLPPAMRRVIESDWGARIVEIYGSNETLLMGVGCLQGRLHLAHELLEFEVLDPDSRQPAPSNEPGLLAVTSLVHTVMPLVRYCTDDLVRVSAEPCPCGRPGQTADVLGRYQDVFDFRGRSLSHHEILDACYELAEALDTRAFFVLALRRGIRVLIEVENPERARGGAAEQRCRARLGVPLWIEYLGENEVLDRSALFRVPKIYKPGQIGDWRAEGRKTITIMEALLEWPRFDLSTLAHILRRQVRNALRRRRWLREDRREDDAKN
- a CDS encoding MMPL family transporter, producing MSHGYARWVAFVERHHRAILAGSLVLALVSALSLRALRLDLDVLDMLPTGAPAFDNFKQFVGEFGQLDELVVLVTANYENTASAFADVFVPELRRLRSVRTVQGRVDANEVSTGILGRYVYNYLPLAVHDELRRRLSPAGVDAAVAANRAILQAPFDLQAAAWVQRDPLGIAALAGRSLATALGDNRIDVAGGYLRSADGLALLLVVRPVQSPFDIAFTKAFMAEVRAAEAKARAALDFPAALRVGYTGGYAFALEDEATIRWDIAQYTVLALAGVLAVFAAGYRQLRILPCVAYGLVLATLLTFLAALIAYGTLNAVSLSFAALLYGLSIDSAIHYYTRLMQERQHFDLRTAVTRSLGALGSATLLATSTTAAAFAVIGFSNLGGVSQLGTLTAFGMLVNAVEFFVLYPALSFRWPAAMTAPRPLDAPLLGRVALASVRHRRPLLATGIMAVPVLLWLAAGVSFDVDLMHLRPRDSPGLRIEQEIARRFGTRPDTAAVLVRGPDVDSALEHSEAVAAASERLREEGLVGAPLSVTALLPSERTQRERLQAFAALPRHEAAAALRAALPRHGFRPALFDPFLADLVGPHDAIVRPGDPALAAFEPLLQRYVRLRPEEAIVATYLQPAPGVDMTVIEGRLRAVLPATPFVVASRALLEAELGKLLRWELLWFFVAAFGVNFLLVLVRFPRLTAAAAILLPEALVSLALLALMRAADIGIGPVNVIVVPLVLGIGVDHCVYVAERVQRGDSPARAVRHVGRALAVSALTTIAGFGFLALSEYPALAAMGELTAASLLGCLVAAVTLLPATLAVGAANEDTVDGTAS
- a CDS encoding hydroxymyristoyl-ACP dehydratase; the protein is MNLPDLPHAYPFLMLDRVVDLEPGRSIVATKNLTSTDPLLQPNGVLPAIFLVEALTQAAGLALAAAGGQGQPQPGVLARIDRFRTRGRLTAGDRLTISVRIVRTFGPTALARGVVTVGGRRCAAAEIAVRLGNPTSPAAVSEPA